GTTACGATGTAATTCTCAACAGGATCTTAGGGCAACATCCTAAAAAACGCTTTTTATTTGAAAGTAGCTGGATGATCAATACGATCAATAACATTGCCGGCTTCGGCGGATTGATCAGTATCGGTCTGCGTTCTGAATTCTACGGCAGAGAAAAAGATGGTAAAAAAGTGGTTCAGGCTCTTTCGAAGATTTTACTTTTTTTGATGTCTGGTCTTTCGATTTATAGTCTTATTTCATTTTTACTAGTGACACTTGGCCATACAAACGATTATATCCAGCAATACTGGGTTTGGTTAATTGGCGGCAGCTTGTATTTTCCAATTGTACTACTCGTTAGTTTTTTAAAAAAAGACAACTATATTGGTGATATCGACAAAAAAACACGTGCTGGTTTGATCCTAACCTCTTTCATGGAATGGACGGGTGTTTTAGGCAGTTTCTTATTGATCGGTCTTTTGATGGGGGTCAAAATGAATCCATTACAGATCATCCCATTATTTATTGCCGCGTCTGTTATCGGAATCATTTCGATGATCCCAGGTGAACTAGGCAGTTTTGACCTGCTGATGATTCTTGGTTTGTCTGCTCTTGGTATCTCTCGTGAAGTTGTCGTTGCTTGGATCCTGCTCTATCGACTCTTCTACTATATTATACCGTTTCTGATCGGCATGATTTTCTTCATGAACAATTTAAGCTACTCGTTGAATAATCGATATTCTGGTATTCCCAGAGAGCTTTCAACTGAGCTGGCTCATAAATTTGTCGTTTTCCTTATGTATTTTTCTGGAATTATGATTGTTTTATCAGCTACGATCCCTGAAGCTTTTGCAGAGTTAACTTGGCTCAAACAGCTAAACCCGCTCTCTTTTCGCATCATCACACAAGTCCCTGCAATTTTACTAGGTTTTTTACTCTTGATCACTGGCAGAGGCATTGCAGCGCGTGTGAAACGGGCATATTTCCCTACAATAGGATTGATCGTCATTACACTTGGTTATACCTTTATGAAGGATTTTAGTTGGGGTGTGATTTTATTCTTGAGTTTGCTTTTGCTTATTATTGTCTTTTCTAAGCGACAGTTATATCGAGAACAACTCGTTTATTCTTGGGAAATGATCACAGTTGATGGCGTAATTTTTCTGACGCTAACAATTCTATATATCGTGATCGGTGTCTATAACTTACCGGCTTTCCCTCATCACAAGCACAAATTTATCTCCTTTTTCTTATTCCCGTCTGAAAAAATTTGGCTTTCAGGCTTTATCGGTATCTTATTAGTCACTTTAGTCAGTTATTTGTTCATTCGTTATCTTGAAGGAAAACGATATAAAATCGGGCTACCTTTGGACGATGAACGCGCATTATCGCTTTTGATGACCTATGGCGGAAATACAGATAGTCAATTGATTTTTCTTGGTGACAAAGATATGTACATTTATCAGAATAAGGCTCAAGAAGATACTGTTTTGATCCAATTTAAAACAATCAACAATAAGTGTATCGTCATGGGCGATCCTTCAGGAAATAAAGAGGATTTTTCTGATGCGATCGAGCAGTTTATCACTGAAGCTGATAGTTGGGGCTATTTACCTGTTTTCTATGAAGTTTCAGAAGAAAGTGTGATGTTTTTACACGAGTTTGGCTATGATTTCATTAAAATGGGCGAAGAAGCTCACGTTGATTTACCAAGCTTTACATTATCCGGCAAAAAAATGAAAAGTGCGCGAGCTGTTATGAACCGTTTCACTAAAGAAAGCTATTCATTTGAAGTCCTGGCCCCTCCCTTTTCAAAAGAGCTGGTATCAGAGCTAAAACAAGTTTCAGATGAATGGCTGGGTAGTCGTAAAGAAAAAGGGTTTTCTCTCGGCTTTTTTAATGAAGATTACCTATCTCGCAGTCAAATCGCTGTTGCTAAAAATCAATCAGGAAAAATCATTGCTTTTGCAAATATCATGCCGACTTATACGAAAGAAGAAGGAACGATCGATTTAATGAGATACAGCAAGGAGGCTCCTTCTGGCGTGATGGACTACCTCTTTATCTCCTTATTCCAACATATGCAAGAAGAAGGTCTAGCCTATTTCAACTTGGGGATGGCTCCACTATCAAATGTAGGAACATCGAGAAAAAGCTTTATCCAAGAACGCGTCGCTTATCTTGTTTATGAATTTGGTTCTCGTTTTTATTCTTTCCAAGGATTACGGGATTACAAAGAAAAATATGCGACTGCCTGGATTCCGCGTTATACCCTTTATTCAAGAGAAAGCTTTATTGCTTATGTTATGATCGCACTCTTGATCATCGACAACGCACCTGTCGAAAAACAAAAAAATGTTCACGGTATTCGTCGTATTCTTAGAAATAGATCTCAACGTTAAGACTTGGATTGCTGGAGATGCTCTATAAATTGAACTAACATTGGAATCAGGGACAAAACTGTTTTATAGTTTTGTCCCTGATTCGTTTTTCACTTATTTAACTTTATTTTTATCTCCTCATTAAAACAAGCTGTGCCAGTTATTCCAACCGAATGTGCCCCCTTTTCCCCTCTAGTAACATGAACTAAAACCTTTCCTGATCTGTTTACATGCTTCCCTTGGAAAACAGTGATTTCTTTTTTTTGATCTGTAGGATAAACATGATTTAAGGCATATGCTCCCATCACGCCAGAAGCTGTACCCGTGACAGAATCTTCATTCGTTCCAGAAAAAGGAGAAGAAAAATGCCTTGCGGACATCACAGCATTTTCTTTTGAGCGTATAGCAAAAGGATGAATCGACGATTTCGGCATTTCAGTCAATAACTCTGGAAACCGCTGAGCATCTGCAGACATTTTATCTAACACATGTTCATTTTTGACCGGCACCAGCAAGGTCCATGAGCCTGTATTTCCATATTGAATCGGCAAAATAGGATCAAGATCTGTCCTATCGATTCCTAAACTATTACAAAGTGCCTCTTTGTCTCCCATAAAGTCAATGAACTTTGGTTTTGCTTGAGTCATTGTGATTTCACATTGTTCATCATTATAAGTGACCGAAAGAAGCCCCGCTTTCGTTTCAATGACTCGCTTTTGACTTCCTTTTCCATGATATAAAGCAAAAATACTTCCCATCGTCGCATGTCCACATAATGGTGTTTCGTGTCCCGGTGTAAAATATCGTAATTTGACATCCGCATGATCACTCGAACAACAAAAAACTGTTTCATTAAAACCAACTTTTTTCGCAATTTCCTGCATTTCTTTTGTACTATACTGATCACCATCCAAGACAACACCTGCTGGATTTCCTTGACCAATAACTTTAGTAAATGCATCTATTCTTAAAACCGAACACTCCATCAACAACCACTCCCTTTTTTAGTCCATATCATATAATAAAAAAACATGTACGTCAAAAACAGACTTTCGTTTTGACGTACATGCTTAGTGTGACTTTTTTTATTTTTCTATTTCTGTAACAATGCCAGATCCAACTGTGCGGCCGCCTTCACGAATTGAAAAGGTCGTTCCTTTTTCAACGGCAATTGGATGGATCAATTCAACATCGATCGTTACATTGTCACCTGGCATAACCATTTCAACATTTTCAGGAAGTTCAACAACTCCCGTTACATCCGTTGTTCGGAAATAAAATTGCGGACGATAATTTGTAAAGAATGGTGTATGACGTCCACCTTCTTCTTTTGTAAGAACATAGACTTCTGCAACAAATTTTGTATGCGGAGTAATAGAACCAGGTTTGGCGATTACTTGTCCACGTTCGATTTCATCACGAGTGATTCCACGTAAAAGCACACCAACATTATCTCCTGCTTCCCCATAATCCAATGTTTTTCTAAACATTTCGATTCCGGTTACCACAGCTTTTTGTGTTTCTGGTTTAATACCGACGATTTCAATTTCATCGCCAACGCTCACTTTGCCTCGATCGATACGACCAGAAGCAACAGTTCCCCGTCCCGTAATTGAAAAGACATCTTCGACCGGTAATAATAATGGTTTGTCCGTATCTCTTTCAGGTGTAGGAATGTATTCATCTACTGTATCCATCAATTCCATGATCGCAGCTTCTGCTTCTGGGTCTCCTTGTAGTGCTTTTAATGCAGAGCCTTTGATGATTGGTGTGTCATCACCTGGAAAATTGTACTCATTAAGTAATTCACGGACTTCCATCTCAACCAAGTCGATCAACTCTTCATCATCTACCAAGTCTGTTTTATTAAGGAAGACGATCAAATATTTAACACCAACTTGACGAGACAATAAAATATGTTCTCTTGTTTGCGGCATTGGACCATCAGTTGCTGAAACGACTAAAATCGCTCCATCCATTTGGGCTGCCCCTGTAATCATATTTTTCACGTAATCCGCGTGTCCTGGTGCATCGATATGCGCGTAATGACGAGCCTCTGTTTCATATTCCACATGGGCTGTGTTGATTGTGATCCCACGTTCTCTTTCTTCTGGTGCTGCATCAATACTAGCATAGTCCTGCGGGTTTGCTAGGCCTTTTTTTCCTAATACTGTAGTGATCGCAGCTGTCAATGTTGTTTTCCCATGATCGACATGACCGATCGTGCCGATATTTACATGGGGTTTACTTCTGTCATAATGTTGTTTTGCCATAATTTACAAACCTCCTATTTTCTTCAAAGGTTCAATCAAAGGATTTTAAATTGACCTTTATTGACCTTTGTAATGCTATTATATACCTATTTAAAAAAAGTACAACTTATATGCTTACTAATTGTAAGTTTAAAATCATAAACAAAAAAAGGATGGTCTTGAGTCCCATCCTTTCATAAATCATTTTTTATAAAATTGATCCATCTTACGTTCGACATTTTCGCCGCATACATTTGCAAATTCAGCCGATAAGCGGCGTAACTCTATTGCATCATCCAGAGAAAGCTCCTCTGTTTGAAATTTCTCGATCAGTCCCAACAACCGTTCTGTATTTTCCTTCATATTTCTCCCACCTTAAATTCTATCAACGACTTGTTCAGCTTCCTTTTCATCATAAACCGTCAAAATAAATTTCTCTTGATAAGATTTAGTCATTTCTTTAATTGAATCGATCATATGAGTATCACAATCAATATAAAGAATGATTGCTTCAAATCTATTTTTAGTGTCGTTTAAAAAACGTTTTAAGTCGTCAAGTGTATTATGTTTTGTGATTGTTTCATAGGCCGGCATTTGTTTTGCTCGAATAAAATTATAGGGAATATCTCCAGAATATCCGACAATTGCAACTTTCTTACCAGTATGCTCTCGCTTAACTAAATCCCAAACTTTCTCGATTTTTCTTGAATTATTTCCTTTAACAATAATCATTGATTTATCTCCCTTTTCTTCATCATATTCAGTCGATATGACACAAAGAAACCATATGATCATCAACTGGCACCTCTTCGTGTCCAGCCCTATTCGCGCAAGATAATCTCCTCCTAAAAACAAATTACACATTAACCATAGCATAGAAAAAAAATAAAGCAAGGAAAGACAATGATTATTTGATAAAACGTAGTTTAAAAAAAACAGCTGGACAAAATCGATTCACATGGAATCTGCCTTTGCCCAACTGTAAATAGTATTGACTATTTTACTGTTACTTTACCGATCGTATCGTTGATCGCTGTTACTTGACCTGATTTAGCTAGATCATAGTTAGCAACGATGTCTTGATTTGTGAATACAACAATCAAATCAGATTTTTTGCCTGCTGCTTCAAGTGCAGCTAGATCGATCGTAGCGATCTTATCACCTTGTTTTACTACTTGACCTTCTTCAACATGAAGTGTAAATGGTGCACCTTTTAACTCGACTGTATCTAAGCCCATGTGTAATAGTACTTCAATACCAGAATCTGTTTGAATTCCTAAAGCATGCTTGGTTGGGAAAATACTTGTGATTTTACCAGCGACTGGTGTTGTTACTTCACCGTCCGTTGGAATAACCGCAAATCCGTCACCCATCATTTTTGCTGAAAAAACATCATCTTGTACTTCAGAAATCGGGATAACTTTTCCGTTTGCTACCGCAAACAATTCAGTTTCTTTTGTTGTAGCAACAGGTGTTGCTACTGCTTCTTTCACTTCAGGCTTTTTTACAGGTTCACCTGAAATTGGAGCAGCACCGTTACGGATTTTATTCATTTCATCTGCAACGAATTGAACTTCAGTTCCAACGATCACTTGAATATTTGTATCATCAATGACTTTCACGCCTGGAACGCCAGTTGCTTTGATTTTACCTTGATCGACTTTACTTGTATCAGCAACCGTTAAACGTAGACGTGTTGTACAGTTATCGATAGAAGTAACATTGGCATCGCCGCCAAGACCTTGGTAGATTCTGCTTGCTAGTACAGCAAATTTGTTATCTCCGCTAGCAGCAACATCTGGAGTTTCTTCGCCTTCACCTTCTTCACGACCTGGAGTCATCAAGTTGAATTTCTTGATTGCAAAGTCGAATACTACGAAGTAAAGAACAGCCATTACTAATCCTTGAACGATCAACATATACGGTTGGTTCGCGATTGGATTACGTAAGCTTAACACAAAGTCGACTAGTCCAGCACTAAATGCAAAACCTGCTGTCCAGTGGAAAATTGCAGAGATGAATAATGAAATACCTGTCAAAATAGCATGTAATACATATAATGGCCATGCTACGAACATGAATGAAAATTCTAATGGTTCAGTAATACCTGTGAAGAATGAAGCAAAAGCTGCTGCGATCATCAATGAAGCAGTTGCTTTTTTCTTTTCCGGACGAGCGTTACGATAAATCGCGTATGCTCCAGCTGGTAAACCAAACATCATCATTGGGAAGAACCCAGCTTGATACATACCAGTGACACCTTTTTCACCAGCACCTGACAAGAAGTTTCCGATATCGTTGATACCAGCTACGTCAAACCAGAATACTGAGTTTAAAGCATGGTGTAAACCTGTCGGAATCAATAAACGGTTAAAGAATCCGTAAAGACCAGCACCAACAGCACCCAATTTAGAGATAGATTCACCAAAAGTTACTAAACCGGAGAATACTACTGGCCAAACAAAGAACAATACGCCAGAAGCTACTAACATTGCTAGAGCTGTCATAATTGGTACTAATCGTTTTCCACTAAAGAAGGATAGCGCCATTGGTAATTTCACCTGACTGAAACGATTATACATTGCTGCAGCAATCAATCCAGATAAAATACCGATAAAGGCATTACCGATTTTTGCAAATGATGGATCGACTTGCTCAACAGGAATTCCTTTCATTGCGCCAACAGCTGCCGTTGAAAGGAGCGTCGTTACAACTAAGAAGGCTACCAGCCCACTAAGAGCTGCCGCACCATCTTTATCTTTGGACATTCCCAATGCTAAACCAACCGCGAATAATACAGGCAGGTTATCAATGATCGCGCCCCCTGCTTTTACTAAGAAAACAGATAAGAAATTCGGATCTCCTAATCCGGTCATTACGTTTGGATCGATCCAGTAGCCAATCCCCATTAAAATCGCTGCTGCCGGTAATACGGCTACAGGAAGCATCAATGAACGTCCCATTCTTTGCATGTATGCTTTCATTTTTGTTTCTCCCCTTACACTTTTATTTGGTCATCCTCAAGCGTTCGATGTGAATCGCCAGATAACCTAATTCTTCATTTGGAACTTGATAATGAAAATTCCTCATTAACAAAACCTGGACTTTTTTAGAGATTTCATAGCTCTCCGCATATTTCTTGCGGACTACATCTAAAATTTCATCATCCAGTACTGCATATTGATTCTGTTGAAAACGGTGAATAAACAAGCGCAAATGATTGACTAGCCTAGAATAACTCAAACTCATCTTTTCATCGTGAATATTGATCCCCAATTCTTGCTCGATTAAATGAATAATTTCTGAAACGATTGTGACTTCACGAATACTTTTACTATTATCCGTCCGCCCGCTGCGAGCACTATGAATATGGATCGCAATATAACCTGCTTCGTCGTAGCTAAATGGAATTTCCAATGTTTGCGTCAAATACTCAACAGCCCATTGTGCTATCGAAAATTCTTCACTGTAAAGAATCTCGATCTCATTTAAGAGTTTATTTCGTACAATAATATTGTTTTGAATATTTTCAGCAGCAAAAGCAATGTGATCACTTAGCCCGATATTGATATGCTCATTTAGTTTTTCACCTAAAACCATTTCAGCATGTGCAATGATTTCTTCTGTTACAAAGAAATATTTCTCGTCGATTTGCGATAATAGAACCTGTAGTTTTTTTACACCATCTGGTTCCATCACAAACATCCGCTCCACCTGTTGCGGGAATAACAAGTCATTTTTCTTCTTGTTAAAGCCCACGCCTTTGCCAACAGCTACCTTTTCCTGCCCGACATCTTCAACAAGTACTGCATTTTGATTTAGCACCTTTTTGATTTTCATAAACATTCCTCTTCTGCAGAAGTAGATCGTCCGCATTCACGTGCCAGAGCAACAAAAAAAGCATAGAACAATCCCGTCAAAATATGAGTATATCATATTTTAAAGAAATTCTTCCATGCCTAGTATTATCTAGTCACATGAAAACGCTATTCGTTTTGTTAACAGTGATAGTTTACAAAGATATAGACCATTTGTCAATCAATTTGTATCTTTTTTTTCAAAAAAGTGATCAAAAAGATTTTTAGCTGGAAGATTAAAAAAAATCAACGAATGTTCTTATATAAAAAACATTCGCTGATATCCTCTTATTCTTCTTCGTCGGCATACTCGTCTTCATCGTCAAAGTCGTCATTTACATCATCTTCATCAATGATAGTCAAGTCTTCTTCAATACCTGGAAGCTCTTCTTCTTCATCATCTGAATCAGCACCGATTTCTTGAAGGTCAGAGTTGTATGCTTTGATTTCTTCATCCTCATCGTCATCATCGTCATAAAGAATATCCTCTTCGTCTTCATCCGTTAATTCTGCATCTTCCGGATCATCGTCGTTGTAGTCGATCACGTCTTCATCATTGGCATCAATAATAAAGGCATTGACTTTCTTACGTTTTCTACGGCGTGGTTTATCTTCTTCATCATCTTCTAAACCATGTGTTACTTCTTCGTCGATAGAATCGATTGGATACCATGAGCGCAAGCCCCAACGGTTATCTCCTAAAGAGATAAAACTGCCATCAATATTTAAGTCAGTATAAAATTGTGCTAAAGAGTCACGAATTTCGCTGTCAGATTTTCCAAGATAATTTTGAATTTGGTTTACTAAATCAGAGAAGTTCATCACATCTTCACGTTGTTCTAAAATTGCGTGCGCAACTTCGATCATGGATAATTCATCTTTGTTCAACCCGTCAAATACATTAATTTCCAAACGGTACACGTCCTTTCACAGTCTATTCTTTATCATACAAAAACATGAAGAAAAAATCAATTGATTCTTACATAATTACGCAGTAAATTCTAATTCTAAATGATATTCACCGATTTTTTCTGCCTGAGAATACAAATCATAATCAATTAGAATACTTCCAGCTACTGGCTGATCTTTTAAACTAAAGCGTAAATTGCGCGTGAATGTCGTGATTTGGAATAGTCCATATGGAGTTCTATAGCTAGTGTCCAAACGCTCCTGATAAGCAAATTTCAAACGCATCCGCAATCCTCCAGCGCGAATCAGCTGGATTTTCCCATCCGGCTCAACTTTGATCGTAACGGGCACAGGCTCTCCCTCTTCCTGCTCTTCTTTATAGCGAATATAAAGTGTATCGCCAATTTTGACGATTTGACCTTCTAAATCAAAATAAAAATTCTTTTTTTCTCCCTCCTGATCGACAATTGTTTTCAATTGAATAGATACAGGTGTTCCTTGTGATAAATCCATAATGACACGCTCCTTAATTTTAAAGTGGAATGAGCTCGTTCAATTTTGATAGAAAATAGGAAAATCAAAAAGTGATGCTCTTTACCACTTTGAGATTTTATCTTTTTCTCGAAAAATTAGCTCATGAAACTAGATAATAAAAGTGGAATGGGCTCGGTTGACTTTGATAGAAAATAGGAAAATCAGAAGGTGGCGCTCTTTACCACTTTGAGATTTTATCTTTTTCTCGAAAAATTAGCTCATAACACTAGCTCATAACACTAGCTCATAAAAATCGTTGTATTTTTAATATAACATTAAGTTCACTGATCAAACCAACGCTTCTGCAATTGTCTGATCGATCACTAATATTGTACAGCATTTACCAACCAGCAATGGCAAAATACTTTCTGCTTTTTCCTCGCCATAGGCAATTATCATGACATCTGGCATATGCGCAAGATCCTCTACTTTGACCCCAAGCATTCGTTTGCTGATTTCATTGTTGACTGTTTGCCCATTTTTGTCAAATAGTGACGCTACTGCATCTCCTTTAACTTCGGTGCGTTTGATCATCTGTGCTTCCTCGACATCGATATATCCTAACCTTTTCCAAGTAGAACTCTCATTTGGGTTCCCAACGCCAATAATTGCTAAATCTACATGTTTTGCCTGATCCATAGCAGTTTTGACTAGCTTGGTCTGATTTAGGACCTCAGCCAGTTCAATGCTTTCTGCAAGTGCAGGCGCATAAAAGTACTGACACCGACTATTCAATTTTTCGGCTAAACGAAAAACCAAATGGTTCGTATCAAAATACAAATGCTCACTTGAAACACCTCCGACCAAAGGACAAACATTGATTGTTGGAAATGAACAATATGGCATTTCATCGATCATATCTGCTAATGTCGTTCCCCACGATAGTCCCACAGACATATCAGGCGACAAATGTTCTTTAAGATACATTGAGGCCGAACTGCTGATTTCTCTTTTAATCGCTTCAGGTTGCTTTTGTTCATTTGTAGGAATAACAAGAACATCTCGTAAATCAAACTTTTTTTCCAGACGCAAACCTAATTCTACCACATAAGCTGATTCATCTTTAATAGAAATAGATACGATTCCATTATCTTTCGCCTGTTGTAAAATTTTAGAAACCACCGGACGTGAAATGCCATCTTTTTGGCAATAACTGCTTGTGTCAGACCTTGCTCGTAATACATTGTTACGATTTTCAGCATTTTTCTTCGATTTTCACTAATCTTCATATCTAACCCTCAGTGTGTGCCATTGCTTGTTCGATCGCTCGAACTAGCGATTCGACTTGAGGCGTTGCTTTCGTTTCAAGTGATTTTTGTGCCGGCATCGGAACAAATTCTCCACCTAAACGAATGATTGGTGCAGCAAGCTTAGTTGCTAAATCAGACTCAGCAATAACAGCAGTCAATTCTGCACTGAACCCACTATTTTTAACAGCCTCAGTAGCCACGATCACTCGTTTTGTTTTCGCAGCGGACTGGAGCAATGTTTGCGTGTCTAAAGGAACCAAAGTTCTCGGGTCGACAACTTCAACGGAGATTTCTTTTTCTTTGACAATTGCTGCTGCCTGTAATGCTTTATCAACCATAATCCCAGTGGCTATGATCGTAACATCTGTCCCGGCAAGTTTGATATCAGCTTCACCAAGAGGTAAATCATACGTATTTTCCGGAACCTCACCACTTGTTCGATATAGCAATTTATGTTCATAAAACATCACTGGATTATTATCTTTGATTGCGGCATGTAGTAATCCTTTTGC
This sequence is a window from Enterococcus wangshanyuanii. Protein-coding genes within it:
- the mprF gene encoding bifunctional lysylphosphatidylglycerol flippase/synthetase MprF, whose translation is MLQWFKERTGYFKIIFIFSVILIILRELLTISKTISFNQLGVIFQDIPLWKIALMLLIGLISVLPMLGYDVILNRILGQHPKKRFLFESSWMINTINNIAGFGGLISIGLRSEFYGREKDGKKVVQALSKILLFLMSGLSIYSLISFLLVTLGHTNDYIQQYWVWLIGGSLYFPIVLLVSFLKKDNYIGDIDKKTRAGLILTSFMEWTGVLGSFLLIGLLMGVKMNPLQIIPLFIAASVIGIISMIPGELGSFDLLMILGLSALGISREVVVAWILLYRLFYYIIPFLIGMIFFMNNLSYSLNNRYSGIPRELSTELAHKFVVFLMYFSGIMIVLSATIPEAFAELTWLKQLNPLSFRIITQVPAILLGFLLLITGRGIAARVKRAYFPTIGLIVITLGYTFMKDFSWGVILFLSLLLLIIVFSKRQLYREQLVYSWEMITVDGVIFLTLTILYIVIGVYNLPAFPHHKHKFISFFLFPSEKIWLSGFIGILLVTLVSYLFIRYLEGKRYKIGLPLDDERALSLLMTYGGNTDSQLIFLGDKDMYIYQNKAQEDTVLIQFKTINNKCIVMGDPSGNKEDFSDAIEQFITEADSWGYLPVFYEVSEESVMFLHEFGYDFIKMGEEAHVDLPSFTLSGKKMKSARAVMNRFTKESYSFEVLAPPFSKELVSELKQVSDEWLGSRKEKGFSLGFFNEDYLSRSQIAVAKNQSGKIIAFANIMPTYTKEEGTIDLMRYSKEAPSGVMDYLFISLFQHMQEEGLAYFNLGMAPLSNVGTSRKSFIQERVAYLVYEFGSRFYSFQGLRDYKEKYATAWIPRYTLYSRESFIAYVMIALLIIDNAPVEKQKNVHGIRRILRNRSQR
- a CDS encoding PhzF family phenazine biosynthesis isomerase — protein: MECSVLRIDAFTKVIGQGNPAGVVLDGDQYSTKEMQEIAKKVGFNETVFCCSSDHADVKLRYFTPGHETPLCGHATMGSIFALYHGKGSQKRVIETKAGLLSVTYNDEQCEITMTQAKPKFIDFMGDKEALCNSLGIDRTDLDPILPIQYGNTGSWTLLVPVKNEHVLDKMSADAQRFPELLTEMPKSSIHPFAIRSKENAVMSARHFSSPFSGTNEDSVTGTASGVMGAYALNHVYPTDQKKEITVFQGKHVNRSGKVLVHVTRGEKGAHSVGITGTACFNEEIKIKLNK
- the tuf gene encoding elongation factor Tu, whose protein sequence is MAKQHYDRSKPHVNIGTIGHVDHGKTTLTAAITTVLGKKGLANPQDYASIDAAPEERERGITINTAHVEYETEARHYAHIDAPGHADYVKNMITGAAQMDGAILVVSATDGPMPQTREHILLSRQVGVKYLIVFLNKTDLVDDEELIDLVEMEVRELLNEYNFPGDDTPIIKGSALKALQGDPEAEAAIMELMDTVDEYIPTPERDTDKPLLLPVEDVFSITGRGTVASGRIDRGKVSVGDEIEIVGIKPETQKAVVTGIEMFRKTLDYGEAGDNVGVLLRGITRDEIERGQVIAKPGSITPHTKFVAEVYVLTKEEGGRHTPFFTNYRPQFYFRTTDVTGVVELPENVEMVMPGDNVTIDVELIHPIAVEKGTTFSIREGGRTVGSGIVTEIEK
- the nagE gene encoding N-acetylglucosamine-specific PTS transporter subunit IIBC gives rise to the protein MKAYMQRMGRSLMLPVAVLPAAAILMGIGYWIDPNVMTGLGDPNFLSVFLVKAGGAIIDNLPVLFAVGLALGMSKDKDGAAALSGLVAFLVVTTLLSTAAVGAMKGIPVEQVDPSFAKIGNAFIGILSGLIAAAMYNRFSQVKLPMALSFFSGKRLVPIMTALAMLVASGVLFFVWPVVFSGLVTFGESISKLGAVGAGLYGFFNRLLIPTGLHHALNSVFWFDVAGINDIGNFLSGAGEKGVTGMYQAGFFPMMMFGLPAGAYAIYRNARPEKKKATASLMIAAAFASFFTGITEPLEFSFMFVAWPLYVLHAILTGISLFISAIFHWTAGFAFSAGLVDFVLSLRNPIANQPYMLIVQGLVMAVLYFVVFDFAIKKFNLMTPGREEGEGEETPDVAASGDNKFAVLASRIYQGLGGDANVTSIDNCTTRLRLTVADTSKVDQGKIKATGVPGVKVIDDTNIQVIVGTEVQFVADEMNKIRNGAAPISGEPVKKPEVKEAVATPVATTKETELFAVANGKVIPISEVQDDVFSAKMMGDGFAVIPTDGEVTTPVAGKITSIFPTKHALGIQTDSGIEVLLHMGLDTVELKGAPFTLHVEEGQVVKQGDKIATIDLAALEAAGKKSDLIVVFTNQDIVANYDLAKSGQVTAINDTIGKVTVK
- a CDS encoding PRD domain-containing protein — protein: MKIKKVLNQNAVLVEDVGQEKVAVGKGVGFNKKKNDLLFPQQVERMFVMEPDGVKKLQVLLSQIDEKYFFVTEEIIAHAEMVLGEKLNEHINIGLSDHIAFAAENIQNNIIVRNKLLNEIEILYSEEFSIAQWAVEYLTQTLEIPFSYDEAGYIAIHIHSARSGRTDNSKSIREVTIVSEIIHLIEQELGINIHDEKMSLSYSRLVNHLRLFIHRFQQNQYAVLDDEILDVVRKKYAESYEISKKVQVLLMRNFHYQVPNEELGYLAIHIERLRMTK
- the rpoE gene encoding DNA-directed RNA polymerase subunit delta gives rise to the protein MEINVFDGLNKDELSMIEVAHAILEQREDVMNFSDLVNQIQNYLGKSDSEIRDSLAQFYTDLNIDGSFISLGDNRWGLRSWYPIDSIDEEVTHGLEDDEEDKPRRRKRKKVNAFIIDANDEDVIDYNDDDPEDAELTDEDEEDILYDDDDDEDEEIKAYNSDLQEIGADSDDEEEELPGIEEDLTIIDEDDVNDDFDDEDEYADEEE
- a CDS encoding DUF1934 domain-containing protein translates to MDLSQGTPVSIQLKTIVDQEGEKKNFYFDLEGQIVKIGDTLYIRYKEEQEEGEPVPVTIKVEPDGKIQLIRAGGLRMRLKFAYQERLDTSYRTPYGLFQITTFTRNLRFSLKDQPVAGSILIDYDLYSQAEKIGEYHLELEFTA
- a CDS encoding sugar-binding transcriptional regulator — its product is MVSKILQQAKDNGIVSISIKDESAYVVELGLRLEKKFDLRDVLVIPTNEQKQPEAIKREISSSASMYLKEHLSPDMSVGLSWGTTLADMIDEMPYCSFPTINVCPLVGGVSSEHLYFDTNHLVFRLAEKLNSRCQYFYAPALAESIELAEVLNQTKLVKTAMDQAKHVDLAIIGVGNPNESSTWKRLGYIDVEEAQMIKRTEVKGDAVASLFDKNGQTVNNEISKRMLGVKVEDLAHMPDVMIIAYGEEKAESILPLLVGKCCTILVIDQTIAEALV
- a CDS encoding alpha-ketoacid dehydrogenase subunit beta; the protein is MRTITYLQAINEALDEALAQDERVFLLGEDIGIYGGGFGATQGLQEKYGTQRVRDTPISESAIAGAAVGAAMTGMRPIMELQFSDFITVAMDQLVNQAAKIHYMYGGKASVPLVMRTAAGSGTGAGAQHSQSLENWMAHIPGLKVVQPSNAYDAKGLLHAAIKDNNPVMFYEHKLLYRTSGEVPENTYDLPLGEADIKLAGTDVTIIATGIMVDKALQAAAIVKEKEISVEVVDPRTLVPLDTQTLLQSAAKTKRVIVATEAVKNSGFSAELTAVIAESDLATKLAAPIIRLGGEFVPMPAQKSLETKATPQVESLVRAIEQAMAHTEG